The Pantoea nemavictus genome includes a region encoding these proteins:
- a CDS encoding DMT family transporter — protein MNVMLYLAVVMIWGTTWIAIFLQQEAAETPVLVAVFWRFLLASLVMLALLKVLRRLRTLDKRDHLFCLLQGCCVFGFNFVCFYHAAAWISSGLESVIFSMAVLYNALNSWIFFRQRPSFRLLPAAVLGLGGIVALFWNDIQAAHPAPQLLWGVGLSALGTLGFSFGNMISLRHQRRQRDVLTTNSYAMFYGAIIMAALALLNGDSLAPALNVQWLGAMSYLAIFGSVLGFGAYFTLVGRIGASQAAYSTLLFPLVALTLSTLYEGYHWHSNAIVGLVMILAGNMVMFVRRPTLGRLRTA, from the coding sequence ATGAATGTGATGTTGTACCTTGCCGTGGTCATGATTTGGGGCACCACCTGGATCGCCATTTTCCTGCAGCAGGAAGCCGCTGAGACGCCGGTGCTGGTGGCGGTATTTTGGCGCTTTTTACTGGCTTCGCTGGTGATGCTGGCACTCCTTAAAGTGCTGCGTCGCCTGAGAACGCTGGACAAACGCGATCATCTATTCTGTTTGCTTCAAGGCTGCTGCGTATTTGGCTTCAACTTCGTCTGCTTCTATCACGCCGCCGCCTGGATCAGCAGTGGATTGGAGTCGGTCATTTTTTCCATGGCCGTGCTCTACAACGCGCTGAATAGCTGGATTTTCTTCCGCCAACGACCGTCATTTCGCCTGCTGCCCGCTGCGGTACTGGGCCTTGGCGGCATCGTCGCGCTGTTCTGGAATGATATTCAGGCGGCACATCCGGCGCCGCAATTATTATGGGGCGTTGGCCTGAGCGCGCTCGGCACTTTAGGTTTCTCGTTCGGCAATATGATCTCTTTACGCCATCAGCGACGTCAACGTGATGTGCTGACCACCAACAGCTATGCCATGTTTTATGGCGCCATCATCATGGCCGCGCTGGCTTTGCTAAACGGCGATTCACTTGCGCCCGCGCTAAACGTCCAGTGGTTGGGTGCCATGAGTTATTTGGCGATTTTCGGATCGGTGCTGGGATTTGGTGCTTATTTCACGCTGGTGGGTCGGATTGGCGCTAGCCAGGCCGCTTATAGCACCTTGCTGTTCCCGCTGGTGGCGCTGACGCTCTCAACGCTTTATGAGGGTTATCACTGGCACAGCAATGCGATTGTGGGATTGGTAATGATACTGGCGGGAAATATGGTGATGTTTGTACGCCGTCCGACTCTGGGACGCTTGCGCACCGCCTGA
- a CDS encoding L-lactate MFS transporter has product MKTALTANYQRTRTLTLIGTIITQFALGSVYTWSLFNGPLANKLDAPISEVAFSFGLLSLGLAIASSLAGKLQERFGVRNVTIGAGILMAVGFWLTAHADNLMMLYLSAGILVGLADGAGYLMTLSNCVKWFPERKGLISACSIGAYGLGSLGFKFICGALLSAQGLENTFMIWGVLAMSMIILGALLMRDAPMQKSSGNSQLEAKDYTLAQSVRLPQYWMLALMFLTACMSGLYVIGVAKDIGEGMVHLSAQTAANAVTVIAIANLSGRLILGVLSDKMARIRVITLAQIVSLAGMSILLFTHMSESTFFLSLACVAFSFGGTITVFPSLVSDFFGLNNLTKNYGLIYLGFGIGSVLGSLVASAFGGFTVTFSLIMTLLVISLVLSLSIRLPNRQNVAEPLLHN; this is encoded by the coding sequence ATGAAAACAGCTTTGACCGCGAATTATCAACGTACCCGCACGCTGACGCTTATCGGCACCATTATTACGCAGTTTGCTTTGGGCTCGGTTTATACCTGGAGCCTGTTTAATGGCCCGCTGGCCAATAAGCTGGATGCGCCAATCAGCGAGGTGGCATTCTCGTTCGGTTTACTCAGCCTGGGCCTGGCGATCGCTTCATCGCTAGCCGGAAAACTGCAGGAGCGCTTTGGCGTGCGCAACGTGACCATCGGCGCGGGCATTTTAATGGCAGTGGGATTCTGGTTAACTGCTCATGCCGATAATCTGATGATGCTTTACCTCAGCGCCGGTATTTTGGTCGGCCTTGCGGATGGAGCCGGTTATCTAATGACGCTCTCCAACTGTGTGAAGTGGTTCCCGGAGCGCAAAGGATTAATTTCCGCCTGTTCCATTGGCGCTTACGGTTTGGGCAGTCTTGGTTTTAAATTTATCTGTGGTGCACTGCTTAGCGCGCAAGGTCTGGAGAATACCTTCATGATTTGGGGCGTGCTGGCGATGAGCATGATCATTCTCGGCGCTTTGCTGATGCGTGATGCCCCGATGCAAAAGAGCAGTGGTAATAGCCAGTTGGAGGCGAAGGATTACACGTTAGCGCAATCGGTACGTTTACCGCAGTACTGGATGCTGGCGCTGATGTTCCTGACCGCTTGCATGAGCGGCTTGTATGTCATTGGTGTGGCGAAAGATATCGGCGAAGGCATGGTTCATCTTAGTGCGCAAACGGCAGCGAATGCAGTTACGGTAATTGCGATTGCCAATCTCAGTGGCCGCCTCATTCTCGGTGTACTGTCGGATAAAATGGCGCGTATTCGTGTCATCACCCTGGCGCAGATTGTCTCGCTGGCCGGCATGAGCATTCTGCTCTTTACCCATATGAGTGAATCCACCTTCTTCCTGTCCCTGGCCTGCGTTGCCTTCAGCTTTGGCGGTACGATTACCGTGTTCCCATCGCTGGTGAGTGATTTCTTTGGTCTGAACAATCTCACTAAGAATTATGGACTGATTTACCTTGGCTTCGGGATTGGTAGCGTACTGGGTTCATTGGTTGCCTCAGCCTTTGGTGGCTTTACCGTCACCTTCAGCCTGATTATGACCTTGCTGGTGATCTCGCTGGTGCTGTCGCTCAGCATCCGTCTGCCAAATCGTCAAAACGTAGCAGAACCTTTACTGCATAATTGA
- a CDS encoding membrane lipoprotein lipid attachment site-containing protein: MNKMLISAVALFMLAGCSVSKPGGFERVDEDTSSNTVQYRYDPQTLNKDALDIDLANYCSQRGFDKVESLPSQNSNLPGLKKAWYQCNYAVKS; encoded by the coding sequence ATGAATAAAATGCTTATTAGCGCAGTCGCGCTTTTTATGCTGGCCGGTTGTAGCGTCAGTAAACCCGGGGGATTTGAACGCGTGGATGAAGACACCAGTTCAAATACCGTGCAGTACCGTTACGATCCACAAACGCTCAATAAAGATGCGTTGGATATCGACCTGGCGAATTATTGTAGTCAGCGTGGGTTCGATAAGGTGGAATCATTGCCGTCGCAAAACAGTAATTTGCCTGGATTAAAGAAAGCCTGGTATCAATGTAATTACGCGGTAAAAAGCTAA
- a CDS encoding universal stress protein gives MKTLLMAIDNSPVAEKVIALTIEQALAHQAQVTVLCCVDPAYSSCNQPIEIDAGEDPDDFVAAKDEQNTAEMVVRHALAPLLRAGVAAKGLILAGEAAETIVAQSTQLQVSMIIMGRRHLSPFNRLLKGSVSAAVIERANCPVLIDVRKD, from the coding sequence ATGAAAACCTTGCTGATGGCCATCGATAACTCCCCGGTGGCGGAAAAAGTGATTGCGCTAACCATTGAACAAGCGCTGGCACATCAGGCGCAGGTTACGGTGCTGTGCTGCGTCGATCCGGCTTACTCCTCCTGCAATCAACCGATTGAAATTGATGCGGGTGAAGATCCCGATGATTTTGTCGCGGCCAAAGATGAGCAGAACACCGCGGAAATGGTGGTGCGTCATGCGCTGGCGCCGCTGCTGCGCGCTGGCGTGGCTGCGAAAGGATTGATTCTGGCAGGTGAAGCGGCGGAAACCATTGTCGCGCAATCCACTCAGCTGCAGGTCAGTATGATCATCATGGGGCGCCGTCATTTGTCGCCGTTTAACCGACTGTTAAAAGGGTCGGTCAGTGCTGCGGTCATTGAACGTGCTAACTGCCCCGTTTTGATTGATGTACGTAAGGATTAA
- a CDS encoding IclR family transcriptional regulator, whose protein sequence is MVELPSSREDEKAGGIQVIARAAKILNALGEHPGGMSLGEIAQVVDLPRSTVQRIVAALDNAQLVRSSGAGGLRLGPALLKLISSVHSDVVEIVRPFLEQLSAEINETVSLSRASGTQLAIVHYVVASRELRVVPRIGLNLPLYSTSGGRALLALESDEDVRVMVGEAYKELTEMTVKTLPQLLELIAEVRVSGLAIDRGETLEGISTMAVAIDTLFGRFSISLLVPTARFHKQETHYREQIIKCKDALIREIGKMTAVEG, encoded by the coding sequence ATGGTTGAACTCCCCTCAAGCCGTGAGGATGAAAAAGCGGGTGGCATTCAGGTCATCGCGCGTGCGGCAAAAATTCTGAATGCGTTGGGTGAACATCCCGGCGGCATGAGTTTGGGTGAAATTGCGCAGGTGGTGGATCTGCCACGATCCACGGTGCAGCGTATTGTCGCCGCGTTGGACAATGCGCAACTGGTACGCAGCAGCGGGGCAGGCGGTTTACGCCTTGGTCCGGCGTTGCTTAAGCTGATCTCCAGCGTGCACAGCGATGTGGTGGAGATCGTGCGTCCCTTCCTCGAGCAGCTCTCTGCAGAGATCAATGAAACGGTGTCGCTGTCGCGTGCCAGTGGAACGCAGCTCGCCATCGTGCATTATGTGGTGGCATCGCGCGAACTGCGCGTGGTGCCGCGCATCGGATTAAATCTGCCGCTTTACAGCACGTCTGGCGGCCGCGCGCTGCTGGCGCTGGAGAGCGATGAAGATGTGCGCGTGATGGTAGGCGAAGCCTATAAAGAGTTGACCGAGATGACGGTGAAAACGCTGCCACAATTACTGGAATTGATCGCTGAGGTTCGCGTCAGCGGATTGGCAATCGATCGCGGTGAAACGCTGGAGGGCATTTCGACCATGGCGGTGGCCATCGATACGCTGTTTGGCCGCTTCTCCATCTCGTTACTGGTGCCGACGGCGCGTTTTCATAAGCAGGAAACGCACTATCGTGAGCAAATCATCAAATGCAAAGACGCATTGATTCGTGAAATTGGCAAAATGACCGCTGTGGAAGGATAA
- a CDS encoding MFS transporter, whose protein sequence is MNAQPTAAPAPHPFTLRLALGLVGVLIAALTSGLNDRVTDIALADIRAAIGISYDQGSWIISAYQAAEVAAMMIAPWFAVTFSLRRFALCVSAGFMLSGLLLPLMPNATLFIALRVLQGVFGGALPPMLMTVALRFLPPPIKLYGLAGYALTATFGPNMAASLAAFWTDDVSWLFVFWQVVPAMLIAMLLISWGLPQDPLRLERFKQIDLFGMLTGCSGMALLILALTQGERLDWLESPLFAGLLFSALALLTVFFINEWFHPLPLFKLQMLSRRNLAHGLLVLAGVLILSLSGSALPSAYLAQVQGFRTLQFAPLALTVGLPQLLIAPLIAALLNIRWVDCRWMLTAGVALLVTSCLMGMHITTDWARQNFWLMQILQAFGQPMVILPVLMSATSVVAPPEGPFASAMFNTVRGFSSITASTLVEWFISHREKFHSNVLVDNAASRSWLMTAPNSAQSSSSLPLLPDGSVSSAENLSGFATLLKHQAMVLSLSDCYQMLIAFAALLLLLTAWLPKRVWPPQTLIQPVTTTSR, encoded by the coding sequence ATGAACGCCCAGCCCACTGCGGCCCCGGCGCCCCACCCGTTTACTCTGCGCCTGGCGTTGGGACTGGTTGGCGTGCTGATTGCCGCGCTCACGTCGGGATTAAACGATCGCGTCACCGACATTGCGTTAGCGGATATCCGCGCCGCCATCGGCATCAGTTACGATCAAGGCAGCTGGATCATTTCCGCCTATCAGGCCGCTGAAGTGGCGGCAATGATGATTGCGCCGTGGTTCGCCGTCACCTTTTCCCTGCGCCGTTTTGCGCTCTGCGTCTCTGCGGGCTTTATGCTGAGCGGCCTGCTGTTACCGCTGATGCCAAACGCCACCTTGTTTATCGCCCTGCGCGTGCTGCAGGGAGTGTTTGGCGGCGCGCTGCCGCCAATGCTGATGACCGTCGCGCTGCGCTTCCTGCCACCGCCGATAAAATTGTACGGCCTGGCGGGCTATGCGCTGACCGCCACCTTTGGCCCGAATATGGCCGCTTCACTGGCGGCATTCTGGACCGACGATGTCAGCTGGCTGTTTGTATTCTGGCAAGTGGTTCCCGCCATGTTGATTGCCATGCTGCTGATTAGCTGGGGCTTGCCACAGGACCCGCTGCGCCTCGAACGATTTAAGCAGATAGACCTATTTGGCATGCTCACAGGATGCTCCGGTATGGCGCTGTTAATTCTGGCGCTAACCCAGGGCGAGCGGCTCGACTGGCTCGAATCACCGTTATTTGCCGGCCTATTATTCAGCGCGCTGGCGTTGCTGACTGTGTTCTTTATTAATGAATGGTTTCACCCGCTGCCGCTGTTCAAATTGCAGATGCTAAGCAGGCGCAACCTGGCGCATGGATTGCTGGTGCTGGCGGGCGTGTTGATTCTGTCGCTGTCGGGTTCGGCGTTGCCCTCGGCCTATCTGGCACAGGTGCAGGGCTTCCGCACCCTGCAATTCGCGCCGCTGGCGTTAACCGTCGGCTTACCGCAGTTATTGATCGCACCTCTTATCGCCGCACTGCTGAATATTCGTTGGGTCGATTGCCGCTGGATGTTGACGGCGGGCGTCGCGCTGCTGGTAACGTCCTGCCTGATGGGCATGCATATCACCACCGATTGGGCGCGCCAGAATTTCTGGCTGATGCAAATCCTGCAGGCTTTCGGCCAGCCGATGGTGATTTTACCGGTGTTGATGAGCGCCACCAGCGTGGTCGCACCGCCGGAAGGGCCGTTCGCTTCAGCGATGTTTAACACCGTGCGCGGCTTCTCCAGCATCACCGCCAGCACGCTGGTGGAGTGGTTTATTAGCCACCGCGAAAAATTTCACTCCAACGTGCTGGTCGATAACGCGGCCAGCCGTTCGTGGTTGATGACGGCTCCCAACAGCGCCCAGTCCAGCAGCAGTTTGCCATTGCTGCCCGATGGCAGCGTCAGCAGCGCGGAAAACCTCAGCGGCTTTGCCACCTTATTGAAACATCAGGCGATGGTGCTGAGCCTGAGTGATTGCTATCAGATGCTGATTGCGTTCGCCGCCCTGCTTTTACTGTTAACCGCCTGGCTGCCGAAACGCGTGTGGCCGCCACAAACTCTGATTCAACCTGTTACGACGACGTCGAGATAA
- a CDS encoding HlyD family secretion protein: protein MQASAMKRTVLLSALLLVLLAIAFFVWSTMTGNDGRTTDAYVNADYTLVAPKVSGYIASVKVQDNQRVKAGELLATLDDRDYRVALETAQANLQVSEAKRLSSQAQLEQQQSTIDQAKATVAANQASAQYAGQSAARYNQLYKNGTIAADDQQKASSTQRSASATVRQSEAALAAAIKQVGVLQAAVRQAAADVAAAQASVDQAQLNLSYTRIVAPVDGMVGQRSVRLGAYVSAGTRLLAVVPLQQTYITANYLETQLADVQQGQRVSVKVDALPGKVFTGRVDSIAPATGATFSAISPDNATGNYTKVVQRLPVKIVLDANQPDLAKLRVGMSAIPEIETR from the coding sequence ATGCAAGCTTCTGCTATGAAAAGAACGGTGCTGCTGAGTGCCCTATTACTGGTATTGCTGGCGATAGCCTTTTTTGTCTGGTCCACCATGACCGGCAACGATGGCCGCACCACCGATGCTTATGTAAATGCCGATTACACGCTGGTGGCGCCGAAAGTTTCCGGTTATATCGCCAGCGTCAAGGTGCAGGATAACCAGCGCGTTAAGGCCGGAGAACTGCTGGCGACGCTCGACGACCGCGATTACCGCGTTGCGCTGGAAACCGCGCAGGCCAATTTGCAGGTCAGCGAAGCCAAACGCCTGAGCAGCCAGGCGCAGTTGGAACAGCAACAATCCACCATTGACCAGGCGAAAGCGACCGTGGCGGCAAACCAGGCTTCCGCGCAGTACGCCGGGCAGAGTGCCGCGCGTTACAACCAGCTGTATAAAAATGGCACCATTGCGGCAGACGATCAGCAAAAAGCCAGCTCGACGCAGCGTTCGGCTTCGGCCACCGTGCGTCAAAGCGAAGCGGCGCTGGCTGCGGCGATCAAGCAAGTTGGTGTGTTACAGGCTGCTGTGCGTCAGGCCGCTGCCGATGTGGCCGCCGCGCAGGCCAGCGTCGACCAGGCGCAGCTTAATCTTTCCTATACGCGCATCGTGGCGCCGGTCGATGGCATGGTCGGTCAGCGTTCGGTGCGCCTTGGTGCCTACGTCAGTGCCGGCACACGTTTGCTGGCGGTGGTGCCACTGCAGCAAACCTATATCACCGCTAACTATCTGGAAACGCAGCTGGCAGATGTGCAGCAAGGGCAGAGAGTCAGCGTGAAGGTAGATGCGTTGCCGGGCAAGGTGTTTACCGGTCGCGTTGACAGCATTGCGCCAGCCACCGGCGCGACGTTCTCCGCTATTTCACCGGACAACGCCACCGGCAATTACACCAAAGTAGTACAGCGTTTACCGGTGAAAATTGTGCTGGATGCCAACCAGCCGGATCTGGCAAAACTGCGGGTAGGCATGTCGGCGATACCGGAAATTGAGACCCGCTGA
- the ypdK gene encoding membrane protein YpdK, whose amino-acid sequence MRYALMGISFFLLLWVGTFVLML is encoded by the coding sequence GTGAGATACGCCTTGATGGGAATTTCTTTCTTCCTGTTGCTTTGGGTCGGTACCTTCGTACTGATGCTGTAG
- the alaC gene encoding alanine transaminase: protein MADNSTPRRFSRIERLPPYVFNITAELKMAARRRGEDIIDFSMGNPDGPTPPHIVEKLCQVAQREDTHGYSTSKGIPRLRRAISRWYADRYQVEIDPESEAIVTIGSKEGLAHLMLATLDHGDTVLVPNPSYPIHIYGAVIAGAQVRSVPLVAGVDFFNELERAIRESYPKPKMMILGFPSNPTSQCVELDFFERVIALAKQYNVLVIHDLAYADITYDGWKAPSIMQVPGARDVAVEFFTLSKSYNMAGWRIGFMVGNKELVAALARIKSYHDYGTFTPLQVAAIAALEGDQQCVRDIAEQYKRRRNVLVKGLHEAGWMVDLPKASMYVWAKIPDHYAHLGSLEFAKLLLQEAKVCVSPGIGFGDYGDTHVRFALIENSDRIRQAVRGIKAMFRADGILPGTVKALEEEE from the coding sequence ATGGCTGATAACAGCACACCCCGTCGTTTCTCGCGTATTGAACGCCTCCCCCCGTATGTTTTTAACATTACCGCTGAATTGAAGATGGCTGCGCGTCGGCGCGGCGAAGACATCATCGATTTTTCGATGGGAAATCCAGATGGCCCCACGCCGCCGCACATCGTAGAAAAACTCTGCCAGGTGGCGCAGCGCGAAGACACGCACGGTTACTCAACCTCGAAAGGCATTCCCCGTTTGCGTCGCGCTATTTCACGCTGGTACGCAGATCGTTATCAGGTGGAGATTGATCCGGAATCGGAAGCGATCGTCACTATTGGTTCCAAAGAGGGTTTGGCGCACTTAATGCTGGCCACGCTCGATCACGGCGACACCGTGCTGGTGCCTAATCCAAGCTACCCCATTCACATTTACGGCGCGGTGATTGCCGGGGCGCAGGTGCGTTCGGTACCACTGGTGGCGGGCGTGGATTTCTTCAACGAACTGGAACGCGCGATCCGTGAAAGCTATCCGAAGCCGAAAATGATGATCCTCGGCTTCCCGTCAAACCCTACGTCACAATGCGTTGAGCTGGACTTTTTCGAGCGCGTGATTGCGCTGGCGAAGCAGTACAACGTGCTGGTAATCCACGATCTCGCCTACGCTGACATTACCTATGACGGCTGGAAAGCACCGTCAATTATGCAGGTGCCGGGCGCGCGCGATGTGGCGGTTGAATTCTTTACCCTGTCGAAAAGCTACAACATGGCGGGCTGGCGCATCGGCTTTATGGTGGGTAACAAAGAGCTGGTGGCCGCGCTGGCGCGTATCAAGAGCTACCACGATTACGGTACCTTTACCCCGCTGCAGGTGGCGGCGATTGCCGCGCTGGAAGGCGATCAACAGTGCGTGCGCGATATCGCTGAGCAGTATAAACGTCGTCGCAACGTGCTGGTGAAAGGCCTGCACGAAGCGGGCTGGATGGTCGATTTGCCGAAGGCATCGATGTACGTCTGGGCGAAAATTCCCGATCACTACGCGCATCTCGGCTCGCTGGAGTTCGCCAAGCTACTGCTGCAGGAAGCCAAAGTGTGCGTCTCGCCGGGCATTGGTTTTGGTGATTACGGTGATACCCATGTGCGCTTTGCGCTGATTGAAAATAGCGATCGTATTCGTCAGGCGGTGCGGGGGATTAAAGCGATGTTCCGTGCCGATGGTATCTTGCCGGGAACGGTTAAGGCGCTGGAAGAAGAGGAGTAA
- a CDS encoding GNAT family N-acetyltransferase, with protein MQLLTPRLSLSRLQPEDWQIFKAVHQDAATMTWVSEIPDENDIRQRFTERLAPWQASSFHMLCLVARIRETGEPIGLFGCSAEWHPYRQAEVGYMLRDAFTGLGYGSEALNALCEFLLQAEFHKLKAMVIEGNWPSRRILEKNGFALEGTLRDNYLLNGQWVSDWVFGRLNPNN; from the coding sequence ATGCAATTACTCACCCCCCGTTTGTCCCTCAGTCGCTTACAGCCGGAAGACTGGCAGATTTTCAAAGCGGTGCATCAGGATGCCGCGACGATGACGTGGGTGAGTGAAATTCCGGACGAAAATGATATCCGCCAGCGCTTTACCGAGCGTCTGGCGCCATGGCAGGCGAGCAGTTTTCACATGCTGTGTCTGGTGGCGCGTATCCGCGAAACCGGCGAGCCGATTGGTCTATTTGGCTGCAGCGCCGAATGGCATCCGTATCGCCAGGCGGAAGTGGGATACATGTTGCGCGATGCGTTTACCGGTCTGGGTTATGGCAGCGAAGCACTTAATGCGCTCTGTGAGTTTTTGCTACAGGCAGAGTTTCATAAGCTAAAAGCGATGGTGATTGAGGGAAATTGGCCGTCGCGCCGCATTCTGGAGAAGAATGGTTTCGCGCTTGAGGGCACGCTGCGGGATAATTATCTGCTAAATGGCCAATGGGTAAGCGATTGGGTGTTTGGCCGCCTGAATCCAAATAATTAA
- a CDS encoding sensor histidine kinase, producing the protein MLLAVFDRAALMLICLFFLTRMRVFRQLLQKDEHSVREKVAVTAIFSLFALFSTWSGINVDGSLLNVRVIAVMSGGILFGPWVGIATGVIAGLHRYLIDIDGVTAVPCLITSIIAGIASGVINRRVTKEQRWRAGILGGMLCESLTMLLIVLWAKPMALGMSIVYEIALPMILGASSIGLIVLLVQSVEGEKEAIAARQAKLALEIANKTLPLFRQIDSQSLHKVCDIIRTDIHADAVAITNNKQILAYVGYGEQNYHNGDDAISPTTAQAIASGKIIIKNNDEAHRTKDIHSMLVIPLWEKGEVTGTLKIYYRRAHRITGSLKEMAIGLSQIISTQLEVSRAEQLREMANKAELRALQSKINPHFLFNALNAISASIRLNPDTARQLVINLSRYLRYNLELNDDELIDIKKELWQVKDYIAIEQARFGDKLTMIYDVDEDLHFTLPSLLIQPLVENAIVHGIQPCRGKGVVTLSVKDLGDRVRVAVRDTGDGISEDVMNRVARNEMPGNKIGLLNVHHRVKLLSGQGLNITRHYPGTEIAFTLSKNGQQLPVPLRHTTETSA; encoded by the coding sequence ATGCTGCTGGCGGTATTTGACCGCGCGGCGCTAATGCTGATTTGCCTGTTTTTCCTCACTCGCATGCGGGTGTTCCGTCAGCTGTTGCAAAAAGATGAGCATTCAGTGCGTGAAAAAGTGGCCGTGACCGCGATTTTCTCGCTGTTTGCGCTATTCAGCACCTGGTCCGGCATTAACGTTGATGGTTCGCTGCTCAATGTACGCGTGATTGCAGTGATGTCTGGCGGCATCCTGTTTGGCCCGTGGGTAGGTATTGCCACCGGCGTAATTGCAGGTTTGCATCGCTATCTGATTGATATCGATGGCGTCACGGCGGTGCCCTGTCTGATCACCAGCATCATCGCTGGCATCGCTTCTGGCGTCATTAACCGCCGCGTCACGAAAGAGCAGCGCTGGCGCGCCGGTATTCTCGGCGGCATGCTGTGCGAAAGCCTGACCATGCTACTGATTGTGCTGTGGGCCAAGCCGATGGCGCTGGGCATGTCGATTGTTTATGAAATTGCGCTCCCGATGATCCTCGGCGCATCGAGCATTGGGTTAATCGTGCTGCTGGTGCAGAGCGTGGAAGGTGAAAAAGAGGCGATTGCGGCGCGTCAGGCCAAGCTGGCACTGGAGATCGCCAACAAGACCCTGCCGCTGTTCCGCCAGATTGATAGCCAGTCGCTGCATAAAGTGTGTGACATCATTCGTACTGATATCCATGCCGATGCGGTCGCCATCACCAACAACAAACAGATCCTCGCTTATGTTGGCTACGGCGAGCAAAACTATCACAACGGTGATGACGCCATTAGCCCCACCACCGCGCAGGCTATCGCTAGCGGCAAAATCATTATCAAGAATAACGATGAGGCGCATCGCACCAAAGATATTCACTCGATGCTGGTTATTCCCCTTTGGGAAAAAGGGGAAGTCACCGGCACGCTAAAAATCTATTATCGCCGCGCGCATCGTATCACCGGATCGCTCAAAGAGATGGCCATTGGTCTGTCGCAAATCATCTCAACGCAGCTGGAAGTGTCACGCGCTGAGCAGCTTCGCGAGATGGCCAACAAGGCTGAGCTGCGCGCACTGCAAAGTAAAATCAACCCGCACTTCCTGTTTAATGCGCTGAATGCTATCTCGGCCTCAATTCGCCTCAATCCGGACACCGCGCGCCAGCTGGTGATCAACCTGTCGCGCTATCTGCGTTACAACCTGGAACTCAACGATGACGAGTTGATCGATATTAAGAAAGAGCTGTGGCAGGTGAAAGATTACATCGCGATTGAGCAGGCGCGCTTCGGCGATAAGCTGACAATGATTTATGACGTGGATGAGGATCTGCATTTTACGCTGCCCAGCCTGCTGATTCAGCCGCTGGTGGAAAATGCCATCGTACACGGTATTCAACCCTGTCGCGGCAAAGGCGTGGTCACTTTGAGCGTGAAAGATTTAGGCGATCGCGTGCGCGTTGCAGTACGTGATACTGGCGACGGCATCAGTGAGGATGTGATGAACCGCGTGGCGCGTAATGAGATGCCTGGTAACAAAATTGGCCTGCTAAATGTGCATCATCGGGTGAAATTGCTCTCCGGCCAGGGCCTGAACATCACCCGCCATTATCCGGGCACCGAAATCGCCTTTACTCTTAGCAAGAATGGTCAGCAACTGCCTGTGCCGCTGCGCCACACCACGGAAACCTCTGCGTGA
- a CDS encoding LytR/AlgR family response regulator transcription factor: MKAIIVEDEFLAQQELSWMIQQHSQISVEACFDDGLEVLKYLQNHRVDVIFLDINIPSLDGMLLAQNINQFAHKPLIVFITAWKEHAVEAFELDAFDYILKPYHESRIVTMLRKLEASAQQQSQPQNAPASSPQTVNLLKDERIIVTDINEIYYVEAHEKLTFVYTRREAYVMSMVISEFCSRLPEQQFFRCHRSYCVNLSKIREIEPWFNNTYLLKLRDLDAQVPVSRSKVKAFRQLMRL; encoded by the coding sequence GTGAAAGCCATCATCGTTGAAGACGAGTTTCTCGCCCAGCAAGAGTTGAGCTGGATGATCCAGCAGCACAGCCAAATCAGCGTTGAGGCCTGTTTTGATGATGGGCTGGAGGTGCTGAAATATCTGCAAAACCATCGGGTGGACGTCATTTTTCTCGACATCAACATTCCTTCGCTGGATGGCATGCTGCTGGCCCAAAACATCAATCAATTTGCCCATAAGCCATTGATCGTATTTATTACCGCGTGGAAAGAGCATGCGGTTGAGGCGTTTGAACTGGACGCGTTTGACTACATCCTTAAGCCGTATCATGAATCTCGCATCGTCACCATGTTGCGTAAACTGGAAGCCAGCGCCCAGCAACAATCGCAACCGCAGAACGCGCCTGCCAGCTCACCCCAAACCGTTAATTTGCTGAAAGATGAGCGCATCATCGTCACCGATATCAACGAGATCTACTATGTTGAAGCGCACGAGAAGCTGACGTTTGTCTATACGCGGCGCGAAGCCTATGTGATGTCGATGGTGATCAGTGAGTTTTGCAGCCGCTTGCCGGAACAGCAGTTCTTCCGCTGCCATCGATCTTACTGCGTCAATCTGAGCAAAATTCGTGAAATCGAGCCGTGGTTTAACAATACCTATTTGCTGAAGCTGCGCGATTTGGATGCGCAGGTGCCGGTGAGTCGCAGCAAGGTGAAAGCCTTTCGGCAGTTGATGAGGTTATAA